The Microbacterium sp. Nx66 genome contains a region encoding:
- a CDS encoding ComEC/Rec2 family competence protein, with protein sequence MTRDLRLLPVAVGAWGMALVCVFVPGTAGWFAGGCLASAVIIGAVLALRRPAAATWSGLMIVVLAAGAAVAFTVLVQSADRDAVHGWDGRVVEAVGEVSSSASVGRDGRLWMDVQLSGIGAPGAAGPAGGPVRIGIAEAEGFVLGAVVRVTGESMATDPGERAELVVFVTAGTVERAAPGVFGIAADLRRSFVERATRLPEPGAGLLPGLAVGDTTAVPAAVDADMRTSGLSHLTAVSGANCAIVVAAVFGIVALCGGARALRVVFAVVALAAFVVLVTPEPSVIRAATMAAAGMLSILVGRPSAGAGILALCVTALLVADPWLASTPGFALSAVASGALILLAPALADGIARWLPRPLALAIAVPLAAQLACAPVIALFAEQQSLVSVVANLLAEPAAPLATVIGLLACLAAPVPVVADLLAASAWLPSAWIATVARVTAGLPGAQVLLPAGLGSAAVVTLVSVAIAVVCCRGGPRVREVARTDVVTASVRAGRAWTPGAVLPAARRVAAGVLIVVASVGASRALIDGPLASLVTPHGWAIAACDVGQGDAVLVRSQDAVALIDTGPDPTALDACLRSLSIDHIDLLVLTHFDADHIGGATALEGKVGTVLHGPPADAADARALDGLARAGGALRPVDAGDRGALGGAAWRVLWPLPHSAAFPPGNDASVVTEFVGGGVPRALFLGDLSAAPQRALLRSTPLTGYDVVKVAHHGSADQEPALYDAVQPRVALITVGADNDYGHPRRETLDLLSALGTQVYRTDRDGRTLLAVEDDVLRVWTDVAPP encoded by the coding sequence GTGACCCGTGATCTGCGCCTGCTGCCGGTGGCGGTCGGTGCGTGGGGTATGGCCCTGGTCTGCGTTTTCGTGCCGGGAACGGCGGGGTGGTTTGCGGGTGGATGCCTGGCATCCGCGGTGATCATCGGCGCCGTGCTCGCGCTCCGGCGTCCGGCAGCCGCGACGTGGAGCGGCCTGATGATCGTGGTTCTCGCGGCCGGGGCCGCCGTGGCGTTCACCGTGCTCGTACAGTCTGCGGACCGTGACGCCGTGCACGGGTGGGACGGCAGGGTCGTTGAAGCGGTCGGTGAAGTGTCGTCATCGGCGTCCGTGGGGCGGGACGGGCGCCTGTGGATGGACGTGCAGCTGAGCGGCATCGGTGCGCCGGGTGCCGCGGGGCCGGCGGGCGGACCGGTGCGTATCGGGATCGCGGAGGCTGAGGGGTTCGTCCTCGGTGCGGTCGTGCGCGTGACCGGCGAGAGTATGGCGACGGATCCGGGGGAGCGGGCGGAGCTCGTCGTCTTCGTCACCGCGGGAACCGTGGAGCGAGCGGCGCCGGGCGTCTTCGGAATCGCTGCCGACCTGCGACGGTCGTTCGTCGAGCGCGCCACCCGACTCCCGGAGCCCGGTGCGGGGCTCCTTCCGGGGTTGGCCGTGGGCGACACCACCGCCGTGCCCGCCGCGGTCGACGCCGATATGCGTACCAGCGGCCTCAGCCACCTCACCGCCGTATCCGGGGCGAACTGCGCGATCGTCGTCGCTGCGGTCTTCGGGATCGTCGCGTTGTGCGGAGGGGCGCGGGCGTTGCGGGTCGTTTTCGCCGTCGTGGCGCTGGCCGCCTTCGTGGTGCTCGTGACGCCGGAGCCGAGCGTCATCCGGGCCGCCACGATGGCCGCGGCGGGCATGCTGTCGATCCTCGTCGGGCGGCCGAGCGCAGGTGCCGGAATCCTGGCCCTGTGCGTGACCGCCCTCCTCGTGGCCGACCCCTGGCTCGCATCGACACCGGGATTCGCGCTGTCCGCGGTGGCCTCCGGGGCCCTCATCCTCCTCGCCCCGGCGCTGGCGGACGGGATCGCGCGCTGGCTGCCCCGTCCGCTCGCCCTCGCGATCGCGGTGCCTCTGGCGGCGCAGCTCGCGTGCGCGCCCGTGATCGCGCTGTTCGCGGAGCAGCAGTCGCTCGTCTCGGTCGTCGCGAACCTCCTCGCCGAGCCGGCCGCGCCGCTCGCGACGGTGATCGGGCTCCTCGCCTGTCTCGCTGCCCCTGTCCCCGTCGTCGCGGATCTGCTCGCCGCGTCCGCCTGGTTGCCGTCGGCGTGGATCGCGACGGTCGCGCGGGTCACCGCCGGGCTCCCGGGTGCTCAGGTGCTCCTCCCTGCCGGCCTCGGCAGCGCTGCGGTGGTCACGCTGGTGAGCGTCGCGATCGCCGTCGTGTGCTGCCGCGGAGGGCCGCGCGTCCGGGAAGTCGCGCGAACCGACGTCGTGACGGCGTCGGTTCGCGCGGGACGGGCCTGGACGCCCGGCGCTGTGCTCCCCGCCGCTCGACGCGTGGCGGCCGGCGTTCTCATCGTCGTCGCGTCCGTCGGCGCCTCCCGTGCGTTGATCGACGGTCCGCTCGCCTCGCTCGTGACGCCCCACGGGTGGGCGATCGCTGCGTGCGACGTGGGCCAGGGCGATGCGGTCCTGGTGCGTTCGCAGGACGCCGTGGCCCTCATCGACACGGGACCGGACCCGACGGCGCTCGACGCCTGTCTGCGCTCGCTGAGCATCGACCACATCGACCTCCTCGTGCTCACACACTTCGACGCGGACCACATCGGAGGCGCGACGGCACTCGAAGGCAAAGTGGGCACGGTGCTGCATGGACCACCTGCCGATGCCGCCGATGCGCGTGCGCTCGACGGCCTGGCCCGAGCGGGCGGAGCCCTCCGGCCGGTCGACGCCGGGGACCGGGGCGCGCTGGGCGGAGCGGCATGGCGGGTGCTCTGGCCGTTGCCGCACAGTGCCGCCTTCCCGCCAGGGAACGACGCGAGCGTCGTCACCGAATTCGTCGGGGGAGGAGTGCCCCGAGCGCTCTTCCTGGGTGACCTCTCCGCTGCCCCGCAGCGCGCGCTGCTCCGGAGCACGCCGCTGACGGGATACGACGTGGTGAAGGTCGCCCACCACGGCAGCGCCGACCAGGAACCCGCCCTCTACGACGCTGTGCAGCCGAGGGTCGCGCTCATCACGGTCGGCGCCGACAATGACTACGGGCACCCGCGTCGGGAGACCCTGGATCTCCTGTCGGCTCTCGGGACGCAGGTCTACCGCACCGATCGCGACGGCCGCACCCTGCTCGCCGTCGAGGACGATGTCCTCCGCGTCTGGACCGACGTCGCGCCGCCCTGA
- the rpsT gene encoding 30S ribosomal protein S20, protein MANIKSQIKRNKTNEKAHERNKAVKSELKTLVRQTRAAVAAGDKAAAEKNLKKASVKLDKAVSKGVLHKNQASNRKSAIAKQVSAL, encoded by the coding sequence GTGGCAAACATCAAGTCGCAGATCAAGCGCAACAAGACCAACGAGAAGGCTCACGAGCGCAACAAGGCCGTGAAGAGCGAGCTGAAGACTCTCGTCCGCCAGACCCGCGCGGCCGTCGCCGCCGGCGACAAGGCCGCCGCCGAGAAGAACCTGAAGAAGGCCTCGGTCAAGCTCGACAAGGCCGTCAGCAAGGGTGTCCTGCACAAGAACCAGGCGTCGAACCGCAAGTCGGCGATCGCCAAGCAGGTCTCCGCTCTCTGA
- a CDS encoding anthranilate synthase component I family protein gives MPDRLSPRPLPSWVASERLFPALAQREADVFWLDAGADAVEGWSFLGTGVAEPLPGDVRLDTDPVEAGMPPLRGGWVGWRDYESGAALAGAPVAGEAEPDARTWLRVTRALAFDHGARRLWLLSPEGETDDEGERWLQSLLTPPRAEARVRAAEARPVAEARHTPDAYQGLIDRCRDLIHAGIAYQLCLTTRFTVPGTHDPVAVYERLRAATPAHHGGFLRIGGRALLSASPEQFLHASGGVIRTRPIKGTRPRGTDAVTDAALAAELAADPKERAENVMIVDLMRNDLSRVCVPGSIRVEGLWEVESYPAVHQLVSTVSGTAAEGITVGVLLEAAFPAGSMTGAPKLSAMTQLHDLEGAPRDIYAGCFGYIGVDGALDLAMVIRSIVVDADAAFVGAGGGITWGSVPAAEVREVATKARAPLAALGAEMPATWRSDILN, from the coding sequence CTGACGCCGTCGAGGGATGGAGCTTCCTCGGCACTGGCGTCGCGGAACCGCTGCCCGGGGACGTACGTCTCGACACCGATCCCGTGGAAGCGGGGATGCCGCCGTTACGCGGGGGATGGGTGGGCTGGCGCGACTACGAGAGCGGTGCGGCTCTCGCGGGGGCGCCGGTCGCCGGGGAGGCGGAACCGGACGCTCGGACCTGGCTGCGCGTGACCAGGGCTCTCGCGTTCGACCACGGCGCGCGCCGACTGTGGCTGCTGTCCCCCGAGGGCGAGACCGACGACGAGGGGGAGCGCTGGCTGCAGTCCCTTCTGACCCCACCCCGTGCGGAGGCTCGCGTCCGTGCGGCGGAGGCCCGTCCGGTCGCGGAGGCCCGACACACCCCCGACGCGTACCAGGGGCTCATCGACCGCTGCCGTGACCTCATCCATGCGGGCATCGCCTACCAGCTCTGCCTCACGACGCGGTTCACCGTGCCAGGCACCCACGACCCCGTCGCCGTGTACGAGCGGCTCCGGGCCGCCACACCGGCGCACCATGGCGGTTTCCTGCGCATCGGAGGACGTGCGCTCCTCAGCGCCAGCCCCGAACAGTTCCTCCACGCCAGCGGTGGGGTCATCCGCACCCGTCCCATCAAGGGGACCCGTCCTCGGGGCACCGACGCCGTGACCGATGCCGCGCTCGCCGCAGAGCTCGCCGCGGACCCGAAGGAGCGGGCCGAGAACGTCATGATCGTCGATCTCATGCGCAACGACCTCTCCCGGGTCTGCGTTCCGGGGTCGATCCGCGTCGAAGGCCTCTGGGAAGTCGAGAGCTATCCGGCCGTGCATCAACTCGTGAGCACGGTCAGCGGCACGGCCGCGGAGGGGATCACCGTCGGAGTGCTGCTGGAGGCGGCGTTCCCCGCCGGGAGCATGACCGGGGCCCCGAAGCTGTCGGCCATGACGCAGCTGCACGATCTCGAGGGCGCTCCTCGCGACATCTACGCCGGCTGCTTCGGCTACATCGGCGTGGACGGGGCTCTCGATCTCGCGATGGTCATCCGCAGCATCGTGGTTGACGCGGATGCGGCGTTCGTCGGCGCGGGCGGGGGGATCACCTGGGGTTCGGTGCCGGCGGCCGAGGTGCGTGAGGTCGCCACCAAGGCCAGGGCCCCCCTCGCGGCGCTGGGCGCGGAAATGCCCGCGACCTGGCGTTCCGATATCCTGAACTGA
- the leuS gene encoding leucine--tRNA ligase — protein MSTAPVDEEFSSPHAIQAKWQKYWAEHETFLTGGDEDTRPRRYVLAMFPYPSGDLHMGHAENYLYSDIVARFWRHRGHNVLNPIGWDSFGLPAENAAIRQGADPREWTYQNIAQQKVGFQQYGVSFDWSRVLHTSDPEYYRWNQWLFLKMYERGLAYRKKSPVNWCPNDQTVLANEQVVDGRCERCGYEVVKKKLTQWYFRITDYADRLLDDLNQLEGFWPHKVLQMQRNWIGRSVGADVDFRIEGREEPVTVFSTRPDTLHGATFFVVAPDGDLAAELAADAEPEVRERFQAYLAEVQKTTDIDRQSTDRPKTGVFLGRYAINPVNGEKLPIWAADYVLADYGHGAVMAVPAHDQRDLDFARAFDLPVKVVVDTTAPVTGAMPVIEVDEDGVPIDADAALDEQNPAKTGVALTGEGRMINSGPLNGLSKRNAIARAIEQLEATGTGRAAKNYRLRDWLISRQRFWGTPIPMLHAEDGRIIPVPEDRLPVKLPSVEGLDLKPKGTSPLGGAESWVRTTDPETGDPVLRDPDTMDTFVDSSWYFLRFLSPNSDTQAFDPAQAARWAPVDSYIGGVEHAILHLLYARFITKVLFDMGLIDFTEPFSNLINQGMVLLDGQKMSKSKGNLVLFQEELDAHGADALRVGLAFAGPVEDDKDWADVSMTGAQKFLSRALRVAHEVASPVDVVFDGGDAALRRATHKLLAEAPALVEQTKFNVLVARLMELVNVTRKTIDGAAGAADPAVREAAETIAVMLDLIAPHTAEEMWEILGHEPSVGLVSWRSADPALLVEDTVTAVVQIGGKVRAQLEVPARIGEAELEALARADERVIRSIGDREIVKVVVRAPKIVSIVVKG, from the coding sequence ATGTCCACCGCTCCCGTCGACGAGGAGTTCTCCTCGCCGCACGCCATCCAGGCCAAGTGGCAGAAGTACTGGGCGGAGCACGAGACGTTCCTCACGGGCGGCGACGAGGACACCCGGCCGCGGCGCTACGTGCTGGCCATGTTCCCGTACCCCTCCGGTGACCTGCACATGGGGCACGCGGAGAACTACCTCTACTCCGACATCGTCGCCCGCTTCTGGCGTCACCGCGGTCACAACGTCCTGAACCCGATCGGATGGGACTCCTTCGGTCTGCCGGCGGAGAACGCCGCGATCCGTCAGGGTGCCGATCCGCGCGAATGGACGTACCAGAACATCGCGCAGCAGAAGGTCGGCTTCCAGCAGTACGGTGTCTCGTTCGACTGGAGCCGGGTGCTGCACACCTCCGACCCGGAGTACTACCGCTGGAACCAGTGGCTGTTCCTGAAGATGTATGAGCGCGGCCTGGCCTACCGCAAGAAGAGCCCGGTGAACTGGTGCCCCAACGACCAGACCGTGCTGGCGAACGAGCAGGTCGTCGATGGGCGCTGCGAGCGCTGCGGCTACGAGGTCGTCAAGAAGAAGCTCACGCAGTGGTACTTCCGCATCACCGACTACGCGGACCGTCTGCTGGACGACCTGAACCAGCTCGAGGGATTCTGGCCGCACAAGGTGCTGCAGATGCAGCGCAACTGGATCGGCCGCTCGGTCGGCGCCGACGTCGACTTCCGCATCGAGGGGCGCGAGGAGCCGGTGACGGTGTTCTCGACGCGCCCCGACACCTTGCACGGTGCGACGTTCTTCGTCGTGGCCCCGGATGGCGACCTGGCCGCGGAGCTCGCCGCCGACGCCGAACCGGAGGTGCGCGAGCGCTTCCAGGCGTACCTGGCCGAGGTGCAGAAGACCACCGATATCGACCGTCAGTCCACCGACCGCCCCAAGACGGGCGTGTTCCTGGGCCGCTACGCCATCAACCCGGTCAACGGCGAGAAGCTCCCGATCTGGGCCGCCGACTACGTGCTGGCCGACTACGGGCACGGCGCCGTCATGGCGGTCCCGGCGCACGACCAGCGTGACCTCGACTTCGCACGCGCGTTCGACCTGCCGGTGAAGGTCGTCGTCGACACCACCGCTCCGGTGACCGGTGCCATGCCGGTCATCGAGGTGGACGAGGACGGCGTCCCGATCGATGCGGATGCCGCGCTCGACGAGCAGAACCCGGCGAAGACCGGTGTCGCGCTCACCGGCGAGGGGCGCATGATCAACTCCGGTCCGCTGAACGGACTGTCGAAGCGCAACGCGATCGCGCGCGCCATCGAGCAGCTGGAGGCCACGGGGACGGGTCGGGCGGCGAAGAACTATCGCCTGCGTGACTGGCTGATCTCGCGTCAGCGCTTCTGGGGGACGCCGATCCCCATGCTGCACGCCGAAGACGGCCGGATCATCCCCGTGCCAGAGGACCGACTGCCCGTGAAACTGCCGAGCGTGGAGGGCCTCGACCTCAAGCCGAAGGGCACCTCGCCGCTGGGCGGCGCGGAGAGCTGGGTGCGCACGACCGATCCCGAGACCGGTGACCCGGTGCTGCGCGACCCCGACACGATGGACACCTTCGTAGACAGCTCCTGGTACTTCCTGCGGTTCCTGTCCCCGAACAGCGACACGCAGGCGTTCGACCCGGCCCAGGCGGCCCGCTGGGCACCGGTGGACTCGTACATCGGCGGCGTCGAGCACGCGATCCTGCATCTGCTCTACGCCCGCTTCATCACGAAGGTCCTCTTCGACATGGGGCTGATCGACTTCACGGAGCCCTTCTCCAACCTGATCAACCAGGGCATGGTTCTGCTCGACGGGCAGAAGATGTCGAAGAGCAAGGGCAACCTGGTGCTGTTCCAGGAGGAGCTCGACGCCCACGGCGCCGACGCCCTGCGCGTCGGGCTGGCCTTCGCCGGTCCGGTGGAGGACGACAAGGACTGGGCCGACGTCTCGATGACCGGTGCGCAGAAGTTCCTGTCGCGCGCCCTGCGTGTCGCCCACGAGGTCGCCAGCCCGGTCGACGTCGTCTTCGACGGGGGCGACGCGGCGCTGCGCCGCGCGACGCACAAGCTGCTCGCCGAAGCGCCCGCGCTGGTCGAGCAGACGAAGTTCAACGTGCTCGTCGCCCGTCTGATGGAGCTGGTCAACGTGACCCGGAAGACGATCGACGGCGCTGCCGGTGCTGCCGACCCCGCCGTCCGTGAGGCGGCGGAGACCATCGCCGTCATGCTCGACCTCATCGCCCCGCACACCGCGGAGGAGATGTGGGAGATCCTCGGGCACGAGCCGTCCGTCGGACTCGTGTCGTGGCGCTCCGCCGATCCGGCGCTCCTCGTCGAGGACACCGTCACCGCGGTCGTGCAGATCGGCGGCAAGGTGCGCGCGCAGCTCGAGGTGCCGGCACGCATCGGCGAGGCCGAGCTCGAGGCGCTGGCACGAGCCGATGAGCGCGTCATCCGGTCGATCGGTGATCGCGAGATCGTCAAGGTCGTCGTGCGGGCCCCGAAGATCGTCAGCATCGTCGTCAAGGGCTGA
- a CDS encoding ComEA family DNA-binding protein → MTSSPPPPPPPRRRLRLGLGAAVVLAIIALSTAVGLGLLQGRPSSVEAVPLAESSASVESAPAEIYVHVLGAVERPGLYVLRTDSRVVDALAAAGGSTDAADLAGVNLARRVEDGEQILVPVVGAVADPSAGPPGDGAVDLNTADEAALEELPGIGPALAERIVAWREENGRFRTVDDLLAVPGIGEKVLEGLRDGVRV, encoded by the coding sequence ATGACCTCGTCGCCGCCTCCACCTCCTCCGCCCCGTCGGAGGCTCCGCCTCGGGCTCGGCGCGGCGGTCGTGCTGGCGATCATCGCGCTTTCCACGGCCGTCGGCCTCGGGCTGTTGCAGGGCCGACCGTCGTCCGTCGAGGCCGTTCCGCTCGCGGAGAGCTCGGCGTCGGTCGAGTCCGCGCCCGCGGAGATCTACGTGCATGTGCTCGGGGCGGTCGAGCGCCCGGGTCTGTACGTGTTGCGAACCGACTCCCGGGTCGTCGATGCTCTCGCGGCCGCCGGCGGGTCGACGGATGCCGCCGACCTCGCGGGGGTCAACCTCGCCCGACGGGTCGAGGACGGGGAGCAGATCCTCGTGCCGGTCGTGGGTGCCGTCGCCGACCCCTCGGCCGGGCCTCCCGGTGATGGCGCCGTCGACCTGAACACCGCGGATGAGGCAGCTCTGGAAGAGCTTCCGGGAATCGGGCCGGCGCTTGCCGAGCGCATCGTCGCGTGGCGCGAGGAGAATGGTCGGTTCCGCACGGTGGACGACCTCCTGGCGGTACCGGGGATCGGGGAGAAGGTCTTGGAGGGGCTGCGCGACGGGGTACGCGTGTGA
- the holA gene encoding DNA polymerase III subunit delta yields the protein MAASRPPSRGGAKATKIPQVSWREPHPAPLVLVSGPEEVCAERAIAGVRDYLRAEDPALEVSDVRADDYAPGTLLSLTSPSLFGEPRLVRVSGVEKCSDAFLHEAIGYLENPQEGATVVLRHTGASVRGKKLLDALRAGTGGGIEIACPAIKRDGDRVDFAAGEFKAAKKRIAPPALRALVSAFADDLTELAAACQQLIGDVEGDITEEVVTKYYGGRVEVSAFVVADTAIAGRYGEALVALRHALSSGADPVPMVAAFAMKLRTMARVAGNREPSRQLAQRLGMKDWQVDRARRDLAGWNERSLGMAIQATARADAEVKGAARDPIFALERMVTVIATREPFGG from the coding sequence ATGGCAGCCTCCCGTCCTCCCTCCCGTGGCGGCGCGAAGGCCACGAAGATCCCGCAGGTGTCCTGGCGGGAGCCGCATCCCGCGCCGCTGGTGCTCGTCTCGGGCCCGGAGGAGGTCTGCGCCGAGCGCGCGATTGCCGGGGTGCGCGACTACCTCCGTGCCGAGGACCCGGCACTCGAGGTCAGCGACGTCCGTGCCGACGACTATGCTCCCGGCACACTGCTCTCCCTCACCTCACCGTCCCTGTTCGGTGAGCCGCGACTGGTCCGCGTGTCCGGCGTGGAGAAGTGCTCCGACGCGTTCCTCCATGAGGCCATCGGGTATTTGGAGAACCCGCAGGAGGGCGCGACCGTCGTGCTCCGGCACACGGGCGCAAGTGTCCGCGGGAAGAAGCTCCTCGACGCCCTCCGCGCGGGGACCGGCGGTGGGATCGAGATCGCCTGCCCCGCCATCAAGCGCGACGGCGACCGGGTCGACTTCGCGGCGGGGGAGTTCAAGGCGGCGAAGAAGCGCATCGCTCCACCTGCGCTCCGGGCGCTCGTCTCGGCCTTCGCCGACGACCTCACCGAGCTCGCGGCCGCCTGCCAGCAGCTGATCGGCGACGTCGAGGGCGACATCACGGAAGAGGTCGTCACCAAGTACTACGGCGGCCGGGTCGAGGTGTCGGCGTTCGTCGTCGCCGACACGGCCATCGCCGGCCGATACGGTGAGGCTCTCGTGGCGCTTCGGCATGCCCTGTCCTCCGGTGCGGACCCGGTGCCGATGGTCGCCGCGTTCGCGATGAAGCTGCGCACGATGGCGCGCGTCGCCGGCAATCGTGAACCCAGCAGGCAGCTCGCCCAGCGCCTCGGGATGAAGGACTGGCAGGTCGACCGCGCGCGTCGCGACCTGGCGGGCTGGAACGAGCGATCCCTCGGGATGGCGATCCAGGCCACCGCGCGCGCCGACGCCGAGGTCAAGGGTGCGGCGCGTGACCCCATCTTCGCGCTCGAGCGGATGGTGACGGTCATCGCCACCCGTGAGCCATTCGGGGGATAA